A region from the Manihot esculenta cultivar AM560-2 chromosome 13, M.esculenta_v8, whole genome shotgun sequence genome encodes:
- the LOC110628974 gene encoding ornithine decarboxylase — protein MSLNPVSAKDLKVISEVSRVKSQDIATLPRDALTNFIRSINENQQETEPFYVLDLRVVIGLMEKWNQSLPNVKPFYAVKCNCEAAILVALATLGANFDCGSKAEIETILGLGYSPGRILYANPCKAISHIKYAAKVGVNLTTFDSKEEVNKIKKWHPHCRLLLRLKVPNDDHLKMISSRSINEKFGAFPDEIGPLLQHAHQAGLQVLGVSFHVGYKASEAKIFRTAISAARFVFSAAAELKMPPMHILNIGRGFRDIPLFDEIAKTVNDSIQEYFPDEKSVSVIAEPGRFFVETAFTMVTNVIGKRVIRGEAIQYWIDDGIYGSFNLAVYDRSSMILKPLLLQSEDGDCAGSEAAASSTIFGPTCDALDIVVSDCKLVELQVGDLVVFYNMGAYTTSPATKFNGFNRFAMPTYLAYTTPN, from the coding sequence ATGTCTCTCAATCCAGTTAGTGCAAAGGATCTCAAAGTCATATCAGAGGTTAGCAGGGTGAAAAGCCAAGATATTGCTACACTTCCAAGAGATGCTCTCACCAATTTTATAAGATCTATTAATGAAAATCAGCAAGAGACTGAACCCTTTTATGTTCTTGATCTAAGGGTTGTGATTGGACTCATGGAGAAATGGAATCAGTCCCTGCCTAATGTGAAGCCCTTTTATGCTGTTAAGTGCAATTGCGAAGCTGCAATACTTGTTGCTCTTGCAACTCTTGGAGCAAACTTCGACTGTGGGAGCAAGGCTGAGATTGAGACCATTCTTGGCCTTGGTTACAGTCCTGGGAGGATTCTTTACGCCAATCCATGCAAAGCTATTTCCCATATTAAGTATGCAGCAAAAGTTGGAGTAAATCTCACAACCTTTGATTCCAAAGAAGAAGTTAATAAGATCAAGAAGTGGCATCCTCACTGCAGATTGCTTCTTCGACTTAAAGTACCAAACGATGATCATCTCAAGATGATCTCTTCACGTTCGATTAATGAAAAATTTGGTGCCTTTCCTGATGAGATTGGGCCACTTCTCCAACATGCACATCAGGCTGGTCTACAGGTTCTTGGAGTTTCATTCCATGTAGGGTACAAAGCATCAGAGGCAAAAATCTTTCGTACTGCAATTTCTGCAGCAAGATTTGTATTCAGTGCGGCTGCTGAGCTCAAAATGCCTCCGATGCATATTCTTAACATCGGAAGAGGGTTTAGAGACATCCCACTATTTGATGAGATAGCAAAAACTGTAAATGATTCAATCCAGGAATATTTTCCTGATGAAAAATCAGTTTCAGTGATTGCTGAGCCAGGGAGATTCTTTGTTGAAACTGCATTCACTATGGTGACAAATGTTATCGGGAAAAGAGTAATCAGAGGAGAAGCAATTCAGTACTGGATTGATGATGGGATTTATGGGTCATTTAACCTTGCAGTGTACGATCGTTCCTCTATGATTTTGAAGCCATTGCTACTGCAAAGTGAAGATGGTgattgtgcaggttcagaagcAGCTGCTTCATCTACTATATTTGGACCCACTTGTGATGCATTAGATATTGTAGTGAGTGATTGCAAGTTGGTTGAGCTACAAGTTGGTGATTTGGTAGTGTTCTACAACATGGGTGCCTATACTACCTCTCCTGCAACCAAGTTTAATGGGTTTAATAGATTTGCTATGCCCACCTATCTTGCCTATACAACTCCAAACTGA
- the LOC110629041 gene encoding dehydrogenase/reductase SDR family member 7 isoform X3, which produces MLLLLFISLSLLLLVPLLFFFCFFLTADGDFTLMSKRHVKREEIEDKVVWITGASRGIGEVLAKQLASLGAKLILSARNEAELERVKKQLTGKHAPDEVKILPLDLASGEDSLREAVEKAESFFFGAGVDYMIHNAAYERPVTFNINVLGTISLTRLLATLMLKRGRGHFVVMSSAAGKVPTPGQAVYSASKFALNGYFQSLRSELCKKGIKITIVCPGPIETKGYGVTTSARKGSEVKLKHVSSERCAELTIIAATHGLKEAWISDQPVLAVMYVVQYMPTIGYWLMDKIGGRRVEVAAQKGNTYSWSLLFGKKKP; this is translated from the exons ATGCTGCTTCTGCTCttcatttctctctctctcctacTCCTCGTTCCTctgctcttcttcttctgcttcttcctcACTGCTGATG GGGACTTCACGTTGATGTCCAAGAGGCATGTAAAGCGGGAAGAAATCGAGGATAAG gtCGTTTGGATTACTGGAGCTAGTCGTGGAATTG GTGAGGTTCTTGCTAAACAATTGGCAAGTTTAGGTGCCAAGCTCATTCTTTCTGCTCGGAATGAAGCTGAATTGGAGCGAGTTAAGAAGCAACTTACAG GCAAGCATGCACCTGATGAAGTGAAGATTTTACCTTTGGATTTGGCCTCTGGTGAAGATTCTCTTAGGGAGGCAGTGGAGAAAGCAGAGTCCTTTTTCTTTGGAGCTGGTGTTGACTATATGATCCACAATGCAGCCTATGAGCGCCCT GTTACATTCAACATTAATGTTCTGGGGACAATATCTCTTACACGACTACTGGCAACTTTAATGCTAAAGCGAGGAAGAGGCCATTTTGTTGTG ATGAGTAGTGCTGCAGGCAAGGTACCTACTCCAGGACAGGCTGTATACTCTGCTTCTAAGTTTGCTCTAAATGGGTATTTTCAGTCCTTGCGTTCTGAG CTTTGTAAAAAAGGGATCAAAATAACCATTGTTTGTCCCGGGCCAATAGAAACAAAAGGTTATGGAGTGACAACCTCAGCAAGGAAGGGTTCTGAGGTGAAACTT AAACATGTGTCATCAGAAAGGTGTGCAGAATTGACAATTATTGCAGCCACCCATGGTTTAAAGGAGGCTTGGATATCAGACCAG cCTGTACTAGCTGTTATGTATGTAGTGCAATACATGCCAACGATTGGCTACTGGCTCATGGACAAG ATTGGGGGAAGGCGAGTTGAAGTGGCTGCACAGAAAGGCAACACGTATTCATGGAGCTTATTGTTTGGAAAGAAAAAGCCTTGA
- the LOC110629041 gene encoding dehydrogenase/reductase SDR family member 7 isoform X1, with protein sequence MLLLLFISLSLLLLVPLLFFFCFFLTADGDFTLMSKRHVKREEIEDKVVWITGASRGIGEVLAKQLASLGAKLILSARNEAELERVKKQLTGKHAPDEVKILPLDLASGEDSLREAVEKAESFFFGAGVDYMIHNAAYERPKTTALDVTEESLKVTFNINVLGTISLTRLLATLMLKRGRGHFVVMSSAAGKVPTPGQAVYSASKFALNGYFQSLRSELCKKGIKITIVCPGPIETKGYGVTTSARKGSEVKLKHVSSERCAELTIIAATHGLKEAWISDQPVLAVMYVVQYMPTIGYWLMDKIGGRRVEVAAQKGNTYSWSLLFGKKKP encoded by the exons ATGCTGCTTCTGCTCttcatttctctctctctcctacTCCTCGTTCCTctgctcttcttcttctgcttcttcctcACTGCTGATG GGGACTTCACGTTGATGTCCAAGAGGCATGTAAAGCGGGAAGAAATCGAGGATAAG gtCGTTTGGATTACTGGAGCTAGTCGTGGAATTG GTGAGGTTCTTGCTAAACAATTGGCAAGTTTAGGTGCCAAGCTCATTCTTTCTGCTCGGAATGAAGCTGAATTGGAGCGAGTTAAGAAGCAACTTACAG GCAAGCATGCACCTGATGAAGTGAAGATTTTACCTTTGGATTTGGCCTCTGGTGAAGATTCTCTTAGGGAGGCAGTGGAGAAAGCAGAGTCCTTTTTCTTTGGAGCTGGTGTTGACTATATGATCCACAATGCAGCCTATGAGCGCCCT AAAACTACAGCTCTGGATGTAACTGAGGAAAGTCTCAAG GTTACATTCAACATTAATGTTCTGGGGACAATATCTCTTACACGACTACTGGCAACTTTAATGCTAAAGCGAGGAAGAGGCCATTTTGTTGTG ATGAGTAGTGCTGCAGGCAAGGTACCTACTCCAGGACAGGCTGTATACTCTGCTTCTAAGTTTGCTCTAAATGGGTATTTTCAGTCCTTGCGTTCTGAG CTTTGTAAAAAAGGGATCAAAATAACCATTGTTTGTCCCGGGCCAATAGAAACAAAAGGTTATGGAGTGACAACCTCAGCAAGGAAGGGTTCTGAGGTGAAACTT AAACATGTGTCATCAGAAAGGTGTGCAGAATTGACAATTATTGCAGCCACCCATGGTTTAAAGGAGGCTTGGATATCAGACCAG cCTGTACTAGCTGTTATGTATGTAGTGCAATACATGCCAACGATTGGCTACTGGCTCATGGACAAG ATTGGGGGAAGGCGAGTTGAAGTGGCTGCACAGAAAGGCAACACGTATTCATGGAGCTTATTGTTTGGAAAGAAAAAGCCTTGA
- the LOC110629041 gene encoding dehydrogenase/reductase SDR family member 7 isoform X4, producing the protein MLLLLFISLSLLLLVPLLFFFCFFLTADGDFTLMSKRHVKREEIEDKVVWITGASRGIGEVLAKQLASLGAKLILSARNEAELERVKKQLTGKHAPDEVKILPLDLASGEDSLREAVEKAESFFFGAGVDYMIHNAAYERPVTFNINVLGTISLTRLLATLMLKRGRGHFVVMSSAAGKVPTPGQAVYSASKFALNGYFQSLRSELCKKGIKITIVCPGPIETKGYGVTTSARKGSEKHVSSERCAELTIIAATHGLKEAWISDQPVLAVMYVVQYMPTIGYWLMDKIGGRRVEVAAQKGNTYSWSLLFGKKKP; encoded by the exons ATGCTGCTTCTGCTCttcatttctctctctctcctacTCCTCGTTCCTctgctcttcttcttctgcttcttcctcACTGCTGATG GGGACTTCACGTTGATGTCCAAGAGGCATGTAAAGCGGGAAGAAATCGAGGATAAG gtCGTTTGGATTACTGGAGCTAGTCGTGGAATTG GTGAGGTTCTTGCTAAACAATTGGCAAGTTTAGGTGCCAAGCTCATTCTTTCTGCTCGGAATGAAGCTGAATTGGAGCGAGTTAAGAAGCAACTTACAG GCAAGCATGCACCTGATGAAGTGAAGATTTTACCTTTGGATTTGGCCTCTGGTGAAGATTCTCTTAGGGAGGCAGTGGAGAAAGCAGAGTCCTTTTTCTTTGGAGCTGGTGTTGACTATATGATCCACAATGCAGCCTATGAGCGCCCT GTTACATTCAACATTAATGTTCTGGGGACAATATCTCTTACACGACTACTGGCAACTTTAATGCTAAAGCGAGGAAGAGGCCATTTTGTTGTG ATGAGTAGTGCTGCAGGCAAGGTACCTACTCCAGGACAGGCTGTATACTCTGCTTCTAAGTTTGCTCTAAATGGGTATTTTCAGTCCTTGCGTTCTGAG CTTTGTAAAAAAGGGATCAAAATAACCATTGTTTGTCCCGGGCCAATAGAAACAAAAGGTTATGGAGTGACAACCTCAGCAAGGAAGGGTTCTGAG AAACATGTGTCATCAGAAAGGTGTGCAGAATTGACAATTATTGCAGCCACCCATGGTTTAAAGGAGGCTTGGATATCAGACCAG cCTGTACTAGCTGTTATGTATGTAGTGCAATACATGCCAACGATTGGCTACTGGCTCATGGACAAG ATTGGGGGAAGGCGAGTTGAAGTGGCTGCACAGAAAGGCAACACGTATTCATGGAGCTTATTGTTTGGAAAGAAAAAGCCTTGA
- the LOC110629041 gene encoding dehydrogenase/reductase SDR family member 7 isoform X2 yields MLLLLFISLSLLLLVPLLFFFCFFLTADGDFTLMSKRHVKREEIEDKVVWITGASRGIGEVLAKQLASLGAKLILSARNEAELERVKKQLTGKHAPDEVKILPLDLASGEDSLREAVEKAESFFFGAGVDYMIHNAAYERPKTTALDVTEESLKVTFNINVLGTISLTRLLATLMLKRGRGHFVVMSSAAGKVPTPGQAVYSASKFALNGYFQSLRSELCKKGIKITIVCPGPIETKGYGVTTSARKGSEKHVSSERCAELTIIAATHGLKEAWISDQPVLAVMYVVQYMPTIGYWLMDKIGGRRVEVAAQKGNTYSWSLLFGKKKP; encoded by the exons ATGCTGCTTCTGCTCttcatttctctctctctcctacTCCTCGTTCCTctgctcttcttcttctgcttcttcctcACTGCTGATG GGGACTTCACGTTGATGTCCAAGAGGCATGTAAAGCGGGAAGAAATCGAGGATAAG gtCGTTTGGATTACTGGAGCTAGTCGTGGAATTG GTGAGGTTCTTGCTAAACAATTGGCAAGTTTAGGTGCCAAGCTCATTCTTTCTGCTCGGAATGAAGCTGAATTGGAGCGAGTTAAGAAGCAACTTACAG GCAAGCATGCACCTGATGAAGTGAAGATTTTACCTTTGGATTTGGCCTCTGGTGAAGATTCTCTTAGGGAGGCAGTGGAGAAAGCAGAGTCCTTTTTCTTTGGAGCTGGTGTTGACTATATGATCCACAATGCAGCCTATGAGCGCCCT AAAACTACAGCTCTGGATGTAACTGAGGAAAGTCTCAAG GTTACATTCAACATTAATGTTCTGGGGACAATATCTCTTACACGACTACTGGCAACTTTAATGCTAAAGCGAGGAAGAGGCCATTTTGTTGTG ATGAGTAGTGCTGCAGGCAAGGTACCTACTCCAGGACAGGCTGTATACTCTGCTTCTAAGTTTGCTCTAAATGGGTATTTTCAGTCCTTGCGTTCTGAG CTTTGTAAAAAAGGGATCAAAATAACCATTGTTTGTCCCGGGCCAATAGAAACAAAAGGTTATGGAGTGACAACCTCAGCAAGGAAGGGTTCTGAG AAACATGTGTCATCAGAAAGGTGTGCAGAATTGACAATTATTGCAGCCACCCATGGTTTAAAGGAGGCTTGGATATCAGACCAG cCTGTACTAGCTGTTATGTATGTAGTGCAATACATGCCAACGATTGGCTACTGGCTCATGGACAAG ATTGGGGGAAGGCGAGTTGAAGTGGCTGCACAGAAAGGCAACACGTATTCATGGAGCTTATTGTTTGGAAAGAAAAAGCCTTGA
- the LOC110629104 gene encoding uncharacterized protein LOC110629104 isoform X2, with protein sequence MLFLPFIYLILWVFQSVLNNKFYMRTSFLQELLAIQQQGPRAIGFFGTRNMGFTNQELIEILSYALVITKNHIFTSCVSGTNAAVIRGALRAEKPELLTVILPQSLKKQPPESQELLAKVENVIEKPHNDHLPLIEASRSSIERHRSI encoded by the exons AtgctttttcttcctttcataTATCTAATTCTTTGGGTCTTTCAATCTGTACTCAACAATAAGTTTTACATGCGGACTTCCTTTTTGCAGGAGTTATTAGCCATTCAACAACAGGGGCCTAgagccattggcttttttggtACACGGAATATGGGATTCACGAATCAAGAACTCATTGAGATTCTTAGTTATGCTCTGGTTATAACA AAAAACCACATTTTTACATCATGTGTATCAGGGACTAATGCAGCTGTTATCAGAGGTGCTTTAAGAGCAGAAAAACCAGAGCTGCTTACAGTAATCTTACCTCAAAGTTTAAAAAAGCAACCACCTGAGAGCCAGGAGTTATTGGCAAAA GTGGAGAATGTAATAGAGAAGCCTCACAATGATCATCTTCCACTGATTGAAGCCAGCAG GAGCAGTATAGAACGACATCGTTCTATATAA
- the LOC110629104 gene encoding uncharacterized protein LOC110629104 isoform X1, producing MLFLPFIYLILWVFQSVLNNKFYMRTSFLQELLAIQQQGPRAIGFFGTRNMGFTNQELIEILSYALVITKNHIFTSCVSGTNAAVIRGALRAEKPELLTVILPQSLKKQPPESQELLAKVENVIEKPHNDHLPLIEASRLCNMDIISHVQQVICFAFHDSKLLMETCQEAKNLRKIVTLFYLN from the exons AtgctttttcttcctttcataTATCTAATTCTTTGGGTCTTTCAATCTGTACTCAACAATAAGTTTTACATGCGGACTTCCTTTTTGCAGGAGTTATTAGCCATTCAACAACAGGGGCCTAgagccattggcttttttggtACACGGAATATGGGATTCACGAATCAAGAACTCATTGAGATTCTTAGTTATGCTCTGGTTATAACA AAAAACCACATTTTTACATCATGTGTATCAGGGACTAATGCAGCTGTTATCAGAGGTGCTTTAAGAGCAGAAAAACCAGAGCTGCTTACAGTAATCTTACCTCAAAGTTTAAAAAAGCAACCACCTGAGAGCCAGGAGTTATTGGCAAAA GTGGAGAATGTAATAGAGAAGCCTCACAATGATCATCTTCCACTGATTGAAGCCAGCAG GCTGTGTAATATGGACATCATTTCACATGTACAGCAAGTTATTTGCTTTGCCTTCCATGATAGCAAGTTGCTCATGGAAACTTGTCAAGAAGCGAAAAACCTCCGGAAAATTGTGACTCTCTTTTACCTGAACTGA
- the LOC110629104 gene encoding uncharacterized protein LOC110629104 isoform X3, whose amino-acid sequence MGFTNQELIEILSYALVITKNHIFTSCVSGTNAAVIRGALRAEKPELLTVILPQSLKKQPPESQELLAKVENVIEKPHNDHLPLIEASRLCNMDIISHVQQVICFAFHDSKLLMETCQEAKNLRKIVTLFYLN is encoded by the exons ATGGGATTCACGAATCAAGAACTCATTGAGATTCTTAGTTATGCTCTGGTTATAACA AAAAACCACATTTTTACATCATGTGTATCAGGGACTAATGCAGCTGTTATCAGAGGTGCTTTAAGAGCAGAAAAACCAGAGCTGCTTACAGTAATCTTACCTCAAAGTTTAAAAAAGCAACCACCTGAGAGCCAGGAGTTATTGGCAAAA GTGGAGAATGTAATAGAGAAGCCTCACAATGATCATCTTCCACTGATTGAAGCCAGCAG GCTGTGTAATATGGACATCATTTCACATGTACAGCAAGTTATTTGCTTTGCCTTCCATGATAGCAAGTTGCTCATGGAAACTTGTCAAGAAGCGAAAAACCTCCGGAAAATTGTGACTCTCTTTTACCTGAACTGA